In one window of Gossypium arboreum isolate Shixiya-1 chromosome 4, ASM2569848v2, whole genome shotgun sequence DNA:
- the LOC108459748 gene encoding protein RADIALIS-like 3, producing the protein MAVSQAPQTKTHLCFILFCFFFLHLNLVMASSSLRSKDSGSTWTPKQNKLFEKALAQFDKDTPDRWQNVAKAVGGSKTAEEVKRHYEILIQDLEHIESGRIPIPKYKSSGGGGNGR; encoded by the coding sequence ATGGCTGTCTCTCAAGCACCCCAAACAAAAACACATCTTTGCTTCATCttgttttgttttttcttcttacATTTGAATCTGGTAATGGCTTCAAGCTCTTTACGTTCCAAAGATTCAGGTTCAACATGGACCCCAAAACAGAACAAACTGTTCGAAAAAGCATTGGCACAGTTCGATAAAGATACACCAGATCGTTGGCAAAATGTTGCCAAGGCTGTTGGTGGTAGTAAAACTGCTGAAGAAGTTAAGAGACATTACGAAATCCTCATCCAAGATCTCGAACATATCGAGTCAGGTCGGATTCCGATTCCCAAATATAAGTCGAGTGGCGGCGGCGGCAATGGCCGGTGA